From a single Miscanthus floridulus cultivar M001 chromosome 8, ASM1932011v1, whole genome shotgun sequence genomic region:
- the LOC136469331 gene encoding disease resistance protein RGA2-like, translating to MAVSASALGAHVIRALDDMLLRGPLRKAGAELRADAKKLRGELERELLYSQDADAENQVLEDDRARRWLAELRQVLYRADDRLLLAYGGADAQDQRTSMSLPLPLPLPIVRRFTTDRYIKQEVRNLLKDIGSLSNKNRPPTLSSRKMGDDQHDRSCDGQELMRHDNLVDTEKIEMRILPLVDKLTEHHEPSRQFVIFAIYGLGGVGKTTIARNIFDDQRTQSAFSTRVWVSISKGSSVAQILQATCAAPAIGVLKVPKTKNKLQMLLADKIGGTRIFLVFNIYNGVPSKQGIGNAEIFGNLIEVLKFFHAAAEGSRVLITTSDENVGNEIKSAQIQKGAEGYGLQTDRIWQLTVEDSWMLLLRAACLEQAKVTPELKKIGIGILQKCNCLPLAIEAVGGVLRRKGHRQKEWEGIRDSRAFSLKDPTTGTEGGVRSSIYLSYQYAPPHLKQCFLYLSLFPVDFEIEQHLVTQLWISEGLIDIGTRHGHSLEETANEQNSVSQEESNKHNNSEETAQERGQSITSSEIVVVDDENNVSSEHARENTTSSQGIVEDHNHQPPKGSPCVSSSGHSSKTSLDNKQSHCSVQEMADSYFKELAERGLVQRENKTKRYKMHEQVRKIAESLTENEVCAGDPKYVATLPASLYRLSFLNKGLTTIPEDVGRLKSLRTLLLSGNPLGETDMETICKNLELLRVLDLSDTEIQSVPKTLENLVYLRHLNLSRTKIRALPESIGRLRRLRFLGLRECEHLTSLPKSIQKLLKLEYLDFRNSGITKSIRLHNLRHLALLHGFVADSMSSNGLLLEDLQNMSNLIDLQIDIRKIVDRNIASYGNGMLKLKEKDNLRNLEIRCCTVNSETLSAGVLERSKTMFTQLHPHQCLVSLKIDGYHGIVYPEWLCFSQLPNLQHLILENSKFCARLPPICHLQKLKFLRIANLSKLQTIDMQPTAEMPSFPNVEELEIEGMEDLENWSDFRAGDLLHLRKLALRRCPKLKRLPGGLEHCKTMSKMELIHAGLVQVLEKIPVQELLVEAMPSLREVSNLPLMKVFTVISCPNLETVSGVNSLQHIHMEDEQLEQLPKWLGQHFSRIETLDIEGKEELLARCERNKEDWYIIREIPRVYAYLPKRLPYFSYARGNDFFFKYKTQRTDARKDHLPSQEAGVQRTGSTSSSSSTGNDDSPWGPAAPVDETSRKFLSLGPPPADETYKKMLSAVSLFAAIVLSMTMNLTDSHHNLLEDISLFCFYVSPVATKIPDIVTVLSSVAKAVCTSSVTS from the exons ATGGCGGTTAGCGCGAGCGCCTTGGGCGCGCACGTCATCCGGGCGCTGGACGACATGCTGCTCCGGGGTCCGCTGCGCAAGGCGGGCGCCGAGCTCCGGGCAGATGCCAAGAAGCTCCGGGGGGAGCTGGAACGGGAGCTGCTCTACTCGCAGGACGCCGACGCCGAGAACCAGGTGCTGGAGGATGACCGCGCGCGGCGGTGGCTGGCGGAGCTACGGCAGGTGCTGTACAGAGCGGACGACCGCCTCCTGCTGGCGTACGGCGGGGCCGACGCGCAAGACCAGCGGACGTCCATGTCTCTACCTCTACCTCTACCTCTACCG ATTGTGCGCCGTTTTACCACGGACAGGTATATCAAGCAAGAAGTAAGGAACTTACTTAAGGATATAGGTTCACTATCTAATAAGAACCGTCCTCCCACGCTCTCAAGCAGAAAAATGGGAGATGATCAGCATGACAGATCATGTGATGGTCAGGAACTCATGCGCCATGACAATTTAGTGGATACAGAAAAAATTGAGATGAGGATATTGCCATTGGTCGACAAATTGACAGAACATCATGAACCATCTCGGCAGTTTGTCATTTTTGCAATCTATGGGCTGGGAGGAGTAGGAAAAACAACTATAGCCAGAAATATATTTGATGATCAGAGGACGCAAAGTGCTTTCAGCACACGCGTATGGGTGTCCATTTCTAAAGGATCCAGTGTTGCTCAGATCTTACAGGCAACATGTGCTGCACCAGCTATAGGGGTCCTGAAAGTACCAAAAACAAAGAACAAACTCCAGATGCTGTTGGCTGACAAGATTGGGGGAACGAGAATCTTTCTGGTTTTTAACATATACAATGGTGTTCCCTCAAAACAAGGCATAGGCAACGCTGAAATATTTGGGAACCTGATTGAAGTCCTCAAGTTCTTTCATGCTGCTGCTGAAGGGAGCCGTGTTTTGATAACAACTAGTGATGAGAATGTTGGCAATGAGATAAAGTCAGCTCAAATCCAGAAAGGCGCCGAAGGATacggtctccaaacagaccgcaTATGGCAGTTAACAGTGGAAGATAGTTGGATGTTACTACTTAGGGCAGCTTGTCTGGAGCAAGCAAAAGTCACACCAGAACTAAAGAAAATTGGTATAGGAATTCTGCAGAAATGCAATTGTCTTCCTCTTGCCATTGAGGCTGTTGGAGGTGTTCTTCGTCGAAAGGGCCACAGACAAAAGGAATGGGAGGGAATACGTGATAGCAGAGCATTTTCTCTCAAGGATCCTACCACGGGAACTGAAGGAGGAGTTAGGAGCAGCATCTATCTGAGCTACCAGTATGCGCCACCACATCTAAAGCAATGCTTTCTTTATTTATCACTTTTCCCTGTAGATTTTGAGATTGAGCAACACTTGGTTACTCAGTTGTGGATTTCAGAGGGCCTTATTGATATTGGTACAAGACATGGCCACTCATTAGAAGAGACTGCTAATGAGCAGAATAGTGTTTCCCAAGAGGAATCCAACAAGCACAACAACAGTGAAGAGACAGCACAAGAGCGAGGGCAAAGCATCACCTCGTCTGaaattgttgttgttgatgatgagAACAATGTTTCATCAGAACATGCTAGAGAGAACACTACTTCTTCGCAAGGGATAGTAGAGGACCACAACCATCAGCCACCTAAAGGGTCACCTTGCGTCAGCAGCAGTGGACATTCTTCAAAAACAAGTCTAGATAATAAGCAAAGCCATTGTTCGGTTCAAGAGATGGCTGACTCATACTTCAAAGAGCTTGCAGAGAGGGGTCTTGTTCAAcgagaaaacaaaacaaaacgaTATAAGATGCACGAGCAAGTTAGGAAAATTGCAGAATCCTTAACTGAAAATGAGGTATGTGCTGGCGATCCCAAGTATGTGGCTACATTGCCAGCTAGCCTGTATCGTCTATCTTTTCTGAACAAAGGACTGACCACTATCCCTGAAGACGTCGGAAGGCTAAAGAGTTTGAGGACACTTCTCCTATCTggcaatccacttggtgaaaccGACATGGAAACCATATGCAAGAACCTGGAATTATTGCGAGTTCTTGACCTCTCAGATACAGAGATCCAATCTGTTCCAAAGACGTTGGAAAATCTGGTGTACCTTAGGCACCTAAATCTTTCCCGTACAAAAATAAGAGCACTCCCTGAGTCCATTGGCCGCCTCAGGAGACTGCGGTTCTTGGGTTTGCGGGAATGTGAACATCTCACTTCCCTTCCCAAAAGCATACAAAAGTTACTGAAGCTGGAATATCTCGACTTCAGAAACAGTGGCATTACAAAGTCCATAAGGTTGCACAATCTGAGGCATCTTGCACTTCTTCATGGCTTTGTAGCGGACAGCATGTCTTCAAATGGCTTACTTTTGGAAGATCTGCAGAACATGAGCAATTTAATTGACCTGCAGATAGATATTAGAAAAATTGTAGACAGAAACATTGCAAGCTATGGAAATGGAATGCTGAAGCTGAAGGAGAAAGATAATCTCAGGAACCTGGAGATCAGATGCTGTACTGTTAACTCAGAAACTTTATCAGCTGGAGTGCTAGAGAGATCGAAAACAATGTTCACACAGCTTCATCCTCACCAATGTTTAGTGTCACTCAAAATTGATGGTTACCATGGAATTGTTTATCCAGAATGGTTATGTTTCTCTCAGCTTCCAAATCTGCAACACCTTATCCTGGAAAACTCCAAGTTCTGTGCAAGGTTACCACCAATTTGTCATCTTCAGAAGTTGAAGTTTCTCAGAATAGCCAATCTTTCCAAGCTGCAAACAATTGACATGCAACCAACAGCAGAAATGCCATCGTTTCCTAATGTAGAGGAGTTGGAAATTGAGGGCATGGAAGATTTAGAGAACTGGTCAGATTTTCGAGCTGGCGACCTGCTACACCTTCGAAAGCTGGCACTCAGAAGGTGCCCAAAGCTGAAGCGTCTTCCGGGTGGCTTGGAGCACTGCAAAACTATGTCAAAGATGGAGCTGATACATGCAGGACTAGTACAGGTCCTTGAGAAAATCCCTGTGCAGGAGTTGCTTGTGGAAGCAATGCCAAGTCTTAGGGAAGTGTCAAATCTTCCACTAATGAAGGTGTTTACAGTGATCAGCTGCCCAAACCTGGAAACTGTTTCAGGGGTGAACTCACTGCAGCACATTCACATGGAAGATGAACAGCTTGAGCAGCTTCCGAAATGGCTGGGGCAGCATTTTTCAAGGATAGAGACACTAGATATAGAAGGCAAAGAAGAACTTCTTGCGAGATGTGAACGCAATAAGGAAGACTGGTATATCATTCGAGAGATTCCACGCGTTTATGCATATTTGCCTAAGAGATTGCCATATTTCTCATATGCCCGGGGCAATGATTTCTTTTTCAAATACAAGACACAGAGAACAGACGCACGTAAGGATCATCTTCCTTCACAAGAAGCTGGTGTACAGAGAACAGGTTCTACAAGCTCGTCCAGCTCCACAGGTAACGATGATTCACCATGGGGACCAGCAGCTCCAGTTGACGAGACCAGCAGGAAGTTCTTGTCACTGGGACCACCTCCGGCTGATGAGACCTACAAGAAAATGTTGTCGGCGGTGTCATTGTTTGCTGCTATCGTGCTTTCGATGACCATGAATCTCACCGACTCCCACCACAACCTGTTAGAAGACATCTCTTTGTTTTGTTTCTACGTCT CTCCTGTTGCAACCAAAATTCCCGACATCGTCACTGTGCTCAGTTCTGTTGCAAAAGCAGTGTGTACTAGCAGTGTTACATCATAG
- the LOC136469332 gene encoding putative disease resistance protein RGA3, translating into MQIADADQQVNYYSILFNEKKHRGSHRRSLSCGDCSDNRKLAAAIKELNVDFESILKIKDETKTDQHAIRSYGKTAPDYNADIIGDYVDSDASDIIELLHSSKKRCRLIAIVGMVGIGKTTLARRIYHRVKVGDGNDQHFEIKLWIRFSNDLSSLIMWSDCRKEGPTNAQLQNLGAEIANKKFLLVVDSVWTENVWEALLEGPLQQGNCESSRVASISENDKADLKDIGQQIVKKCDGLPLAIRSIGRTLRSHEPTRHDWETVYRTAFQDLSPEEQYMINLSFQNLPSYMRQCFLYCSVFPEDFFIEKQYIIQQ; encoded by the exons ATGCAGATTGCGGATGCAGATCAACAAGTTAACTACTACTCCATCCTTTTTAACGAGAAGAAGCACAGG GGATCTCATAGAAGGTCGCTTAGCTGTGGTGATTGCTCTGATAATAGGAAACTTGCTGCCGCCATAAAGGAGTTGAATGTGGATTTTGAGAGCATACTGAAGATTAAAGATGAGACTAAGACAGACCAGCACGCAATTCGATCATATGGAAAGACAGCACCTGACTACAATGCTGATATTATTGGTGACTATGTTGACAGCGATGCTAGTGATATAATTGAGTTATTACATAGTTCCAAGAAAAGATGTCGTCTTATTGCGATAGTTGGAATGGTTGGAATTGGCAAGACTACTCTTGCTCGGAGGATATATCACAGAGTCAAGGTTGGTGATGGTAACGATCAACACTTTGAGATAAAATTATGGATACGTTTCTCCAATGATTTGAGCTCACTGATAATGTGGTCGGATTGTCGTAAGGAAGGACCAACTAATGCTCAACTACAGAACCTAGGGGCTGAAATAGCTAATAAGAAATTCTTGCTAGTAGTTGATTCTGTCTGGACAGAAAATGTTTGGGAGGCGTTGTTGGAGGGTCCTCTGCAGCAGGGCAACTGTGAAAGCAGTAGAGT AGCTTCGATTAGTGAGAATGACAAAGCAGACTTAAAGGACATTGGGCAACAGATAGTCAAGAAATGTGATGGTCTCCCGCTTGCCATCAGGAGTATAGGGCGGACTCTAAGGAGCCATGAGCCGACAAGGCATGACTGGGAGACTGTCTACCGGACTGCATTTCAGGACCTTTCACCAGAGGAACAATACATGATCAACTTGAGTTTTCAGAATTTGCCATCTTACATGAGGCAGTGCTTTCTTTACTGTTCAGTCTTTCCTGAAGATTTCTTCATCGAGAAACAGTACATTATACAACAATGA